Proteins co-encoded in one Actinoallomurus bryophytorum genomic window:
- a CDS encoding class I SAM-dependent methyltransferase, which produces MGEHYFAKQPGAQSRPGAVDLVLADLHLRLATDRGMFSPDRVDLGTRVLLDTVPPPPATGDLLDLGCGYGPIALTMAKRSPQAIVWGVDVNERALECGRANAQTAGLDNVRFGLDEEIPPAVRFAAIWSNPPIRVGKQALHELLSTWLARLSPGGRAHLVVQKNLGSDSLQRWLESQGWPTERLTSRAGYRVLAVDPATATASETRDTP; this is translated from the coding sequence GTGGGAGAGCACTACTTCGCGAAGCAGCCAGGGGCGCAGAGCCGTCCGGGCGCCGTCGACCTCGTCCTGGCCGATCTGCACCTGCGGCTGGCGACCGACCGGGGCATGTTCTCCCCCGACCGCGTCGACCTCGGCACCCGCGTGCTGCTCGACACGGTGCCGCCGCCGCCCGCCACCGGCGATCTGCTCGACCTCGGCTGCGGGTACGGCCCGATCGCCCTCACCATGGCGAAGCGATCGCCGCAGGCGATCGTGTGGGGCGTGGACGTCAACGAACGGGCTCTGGAATGCGGGCGGGCGAACGCCCAGACCGCCGGCCTTGACAATGTAAGGTTCGGCTTGGACGAGGAGATCCCGCCTGCCGTCAGGTTCGCCGCGATCTGGTCCAACCCGCCGATCCGCGTCGGCAAGCAGGCCCTCCACGAGCTGCTCTCCACCTGGCTGGCCCGCCTGTCCCCCGGCGGCCGCGCCCACCTCGTCGTACAGAAGAACCTCGGCTCGGACTCCCTGCAACGCTGGCTGGAGAGCCAGGGCTGGCCCACCGAGCGCCTCACCTCACGCGCCGGGTACCGCGTCCTGGCCGTCGACCCCGCAACCGCGACCGCATCCGAGACCAGGGACACACCGTGA
- a CDS encoding TrmH family RNA methyltransferase, with protein MTTADARRQLRATDVKRLNRGWRRRTEGRLGLLVESVTQPFNVGSIMRSAAAFGVEHLWLAGNTTPPTHPGAQKTGLGTERLVPWEPAVPVTEAARAAREAGFRIIALELTTDAVPLHEAALSGDVCLAVGGEDHGCSPALLEAADAVAYIPQVGRVGSLNVAVATAIALAETRRREWAG; from the coding sequence GTGACCACCGCCGACGCCCGCAGGCAGCTGCGCGCCACCGACGTCAAACGGCTCAACCGCGGCTGGCGCCGCCGTACCGAAGGCCGCCTGGGCCTGCTGGTGGAGTCGGTGACACAGCCGTTCAACGTCGGCTCCATCATGCGTTCGGCGGCGGCGTTCGGCGTCGAGCACCTCTGGCTCGCCGGCAACACCACTCCCCCGACCCATCCGGGCGCCCAGAAGACCGGGCTCGGCACCGAGCGCCTCGTCCCCTGGGAACCCGCCGTACCGGTGACCGAGGCCGCGCGGGCGGCACGCGAGGCCGGCTTCCGCATCATCGCGCTCGAGCTCACCACCGACGCCGTACCGCTGCACGAGGCGGCCCTGTCCGGTGACGTGTGCCTGGCCGTCGGCGGAGAGGACCACGGCTGCTCCCCCGCGCTGCTGGAGGCCGCCGACGCGGTCGCCTACATCCCCCAGGTCGGCCGAGTCGGCTCTCTCAACGTCGCGGTCGCCACGGCCATCGCCCTCGCCGAGACCCGGCGCCGCGAATGGGCCGGCTGA
- a CDS encoding EF-hand domain-containing protein has protein sequence MADTSSYAATFEIVDMNKDGHISAAELKQLMTALGEDITDETAAEVVKKMDSNGDGEISLEEFSSYMSQA, from the coding sequence ATGGCGGACACCAGCTCGTACGCGGCGACGTTCGAGATCGTCGATATGAACAAGGACGGGCACATCTCGGCCGCCGAACTGAAGCAGCTGATGACGGCGCTCGGTGAGGACATCACCGACGAGACGGCCGCGGAGGTCGTCAAGAAGATGGACTCCAACGGCGACGGCGAGATCTCCCTGGAGGAGTTCTCCAGCTACATGTCGCAGGCCTGA
- a CDS encoding glycerophosphodiester phosphodiesterase, translated as MSPEYEFLDHPGPIPFAHRGGSLDGLENSLPAFEHAVELGYRYLETDVRATADGVLLTFHDQDLERVTDRDGDIARLPYAEVSQARIGGREPIPLLEDVLGSWPRARLNIDVKAESAIAPLTEVLRRTAAWHRVCVTSFSSRRLRHVRARMRLLSGREVCTALGPRGVAALRIHSLAGRLGAPLRPIATGAPCAQVPYRLGRTPFITASFLAGAHSLGLKVHAWTVNDAAEMERLLDLGVDGIITDEIETLRDLMRDRGLWATAST; from the coding sequence GTGTCACCGGAGTATGAATTCCTCGATCATCCCGGGCCCATCCCGTTCGCGCACCGGGGCGGTTCCCTCGACGGCCTGGAGAACTCCCTCCCCGCGTTCGAACACGCCGTCGAGCTGGGCTACCGCTACCTGGAGACGGACGTGCGGGCCACCGCCGACGGTGTGCTGCTCACCTTCCACGACCAGGACCTGGAGCGGGTCACCGACCGCGACGGGGACATCGCGCGGCTCCCCTACGCCGAGGTGTCCCAGGCCCGCATCGGCGGTCGCGAGCCCATCCCCCTGCTGGAGGACGTCCTGGGCTCCTGGCCGCGGGCGCGGCTCAACATCGACGTCAAGGCCGAGAGCGCGATCGCGCCGCTCACGGAGGTGCTGCGGCGCACGGCCGCCTGGCACCGGGTGTGCGTGACCTCGTTCTCCTCCCGCCGGCTGAGACACGTACGCGCGCGGATGCGGCTGCTGTCCGGCCGCGAGGTCTGCACCGCGCTCGGCCCGCGCGGGGTGGCCGCGCTGCGCATCCACTCCCTCGCCGGACGGCTCGGCGCGCCCCTGCGCCCGATCGCCACCGGCGCGCCGTGCGCCCAGGTGCCCTACCGGCTCGGGCGCACACCGTTCATCACCGCCTCGTTCCTGGCCGGCGCGCACTCCCTCGGCCTGAAGGTGCACGCCTGGACGGTCAACGACGCCGCGGAGATGGAACGCCTCCTGGACCTGGGCGTCGACGGCATCATCACCGATGAGATCGAGACGCTGCGCGACCTCATGCGGGACCGCGGGCTCTGGGCGACGGCCAGCACATGA
- a CDS encoding MFS transporter encodes MSDPGGPGDEPSRGSVATSPESAAPDRGVRRERRGWYFYDWANSAFSTTVLNVFLGPYLTKVAKAAADADGYVHPLGLDIRAKAVYPFALALSVITQVLVLPATGALIDHTGRKRLVLAVSAYVGAFATVGMYFAAGGRYLLGAGLLVVANVALGCSSVAYNSFLPDLAGPDERDAVSSRGWGFGYLGGGLLLALNLVLYLLHDTFGVSQSMAVRLSLASAGLWWGGFTLIPLRRLRDRHRRRTGESGLATVRAGFTQLGVTLRDMRNRPVTMMFLLAFLIYNDGVQTVINLSATYATEELDLGQSVVIAAVLLVQFVAFGGALLLGRLADRYGGKRVVLVSLVAWTLVTMVSYTLQRGSAVQFIVLAAIIGTVLGGTQALSRSLFSHLVPPGRTAEYFGFYEISDKGTSWLGPFVFAIALQLTDSYRSAIVSLVVFFVVGFALLLTVDMSRGTLEAGNALPRRPNGTKAPV; translated from the coding sequence ATGAGCGACCCGGGCGGCCCCGGGGACGAGCCCTCACGCGGGTCCGTCGCGACCTCCCCCGAGAGCGCCGCGCCGGACCGCGGCGTGCGCCGGGAACGGCGCGGCTGGTACTTCTACGACTGGGCCAACTCCGCCTTCTCCACGACGGTCCTCAACGTCTTCCTCGGCCCGTACCTGACCAAGGTCGCCAAGGCCGCCGCCGACGCGGACGGCTACGTCCACCCGCTGGGCCTCGACATCCGCGCCAAGGCCGTCTACCCGTTCGCGCTCGCCCTGTCGGTCATCACGCAGGTGCTGGTGCTGCCCGCCACCGGCGCGCTGATCGACCACACCGGCCGCAAGCGGCTGGTCCTGGCGGTCTCCGCGTACGTCGGCGCGTTCGCCACCGTCGGCATGTACTTCGCCGCGGGCGGGCGCTACCTGCTCGGCGCCGGCCTGCTGGTCGTCGCCAACGTCGCCCTGGGCTGCTCGAGCGTCGCCTACAACTCCTTCCTGCCCGACCTCGCCGGCCCCGACGAACGAGACGCGGTCTCCTCGCGCGGCTGGGGCTTCGGCTACCTCGGCGGCGGGCTGCTGCTCGCCCTCAACCTCGTCCTGTACCTGCTGCACGACACCTTCGGGGTGTCCCAGAGCATGGCCGTGCGGCTCAGCCTGGCCTCGGCGGGCCTGTGGTGGGGCGGCTTCACCCTCATCCCGCTGCGGCGGCTGCGCGACCGGCACCGCAGGCGCACCGGCGAGTCCGGCCTCGCCACCGTACGCGCCGGGTTCACCCAGCTCGGGGTGACCCTGCGCGACATGCGCAACCGGCCGGTCACGATGATGTTCCTGCTGGCCTTCCTCATCTACAACGACGGCGTGCAGACGGTCATCAACCTGTCGGCGACGTACGCGACCGAGGAGCTGGACCTCGGCCAGTCGGTGGTGATCGCGGCCGTGCTGCTCGTGCAGTTCGTGGCGTTCGGCGGCGCGCTGCTGCTCGGCCGGCTCGCCGACCGCTACGGCGGCAAGCGGGTGGTGCTCGTCTCCCTGGTCGCCTGGACCCTCGTGACGATGGTGAGCTACACGCTGCAGCGCGGGTCCGCGGTGCAGTTCATCGTCCTCGCCGCGATCATCGGCACCGTGCTGGGCGGCACGCAGGCGCTGTCGCGGTCCCTGTTCTCCCACCTCGTCCCGCCCGGGCGTACGGCGGAGTACTTCGGGTTCTACGAGATCAGCGACAAGGGCACGAGCTGGCTGGGTCCGTTCGTGTTCGCCATCGCCCTGCAGCTGACCGACAGCTACCGCAGCGCGATCGTGTCGCTCGTGGTGTTCTTCGTCGTCGGGTTCGCGCTGCTCCTCACCGTCGACATGTCACGCGGGACCCTCGAGGCCGGCAACGCGCTCCCCCGGCGCCCGAACGGCACGAAGGCGCCCGTGTAA
- the cynS gene encoding cyanase gives MMTKKEAAEAVRAAKARLGLTWDQLAEAVGRPPAWTTSALLGQQPMSAEQAAAAASLLDLGEDVQAALRLQPTRGALETAVPADPTIYRFYEVLQVYGPTIKELIHEEFGDGIMSAINFRLDIRRVPDPAGDRVVVTLDGKFLPYQW, from the coding sequence ATGATGACCAAGAAAGAGGCGGCGGAGGCCGTACGCGCGGCCAAGGCCCGGCTGGGCCTGACGTGGGACCAGCTCGCCGAGGCGGTCGGGCGGCCCCCGGCGTGGACGACGTCGGCGCTGCTGGGCCAGCAGCCGATGAGCGCCGAACAGGCGGCGGCCGCGGCGTCGCTGCTGGACCTGGGCGAGGACGTTCAGGCGGCGCTGCGGCTCCAGCCCACGCGCGGGGCGCTGGAGACCGCGGTGCCGGCCGATCCCACGATCTACCGGTTCTACGAGGTGCTCCAGGTCTACGGGCCGACGATCAAGGAGCTCATCCACGAGGAGTTCGGCGACGGCATCATGAGCGCCATCAACTTCCGCCTCGACATCCGGCGCGTACCCGACCCGGCCGGGGACCGGGTCGTGGTGACCCTGGACGGGAAGTTCCTGCCCTACCAGTGGTGA
- a CDS encoding zinc-binding dehydrogenase, whose protein sequence is MKAVAIQAFGGPEGLAVIDLPDPSPAGGQVLIAVEAIGVGGVDAVIRRGALAAYGFEEGHVPGGEVAGTVTAVGGGVDTSWVGRRVWAFTGVGGGYVEQAVAQIGEVLPLPANLSAVDAVTLGSSGVVAHFGLSHAHFAPGESVLVRGAAGSIGIMTVQLAARGGAGAVAVTTSSAERGERLRGLGATHVLDRSGEGGRDAPAGYDVIIDIVAGAHMPSFFARLNPNGRLVAVGAVGGMPPADFGTEMMAAFQRSLSFATFSAATVAGPELRAVRTAQFAAAGGGELHTVVHELLPLGQAALAHRKMDAGEVFGRIVLTT, encoded by the coding sequence GTGAAGGCAGTCGCGATCCAGGCGTTCGGAGGTCCGGAGGGTCTCGCGGTCATCGACCTCCCTGACCCGAGCCCCGCCGGGGGACAGGTGCTGATCGCCGTCGAGGCGATCGGCGTCGGCGGCGTCGACGCCGTGATCCGTCGCGGTGCCCTCGCCGCCTACGGTTTCGAGGAAGGTCACGTTCCCGGCGGCGAGGTGGCGGGCACCGTGACCGCGGTCGGCGGCGGCGTCGACACGTCATGGGTCGGCCGGCGCGTGTGGGCGTTCACCGGCGTGGGCGGCGGCTACGTCGAACAGGCGGTCGCCCAGATCGGGGAGGTCCTGCCCCTCCCCGCGAACCTGTCCGCCGTCGACGCGGTGACGCTCGGGAGCTCCGGCGTGGTGGCCCACTTCGGCCTCTCCCATGCTCACTTCGCCCCCGGCGAGTCGGTGCTGGTACGCGGCGCGGCCGGCAGCATCGGGATCATGACGGTCCAGCTCGCGGCCCGTGGCGGAGCCGGTGCGGTGGCGGTCACGACGTCGTCGGCCGAGCGCGGCGAGCGCCTGCGCGGGCTCGGTGCGACCCATGTGCTGGACCGCTCCGGCGAGGGGGGCCGGGACGCTCCCGCGGGCTACGACGTCATCATCGACATCGTCGCCGGCGCGCACATGCCGTCCTTCTTCGCCAGGCTCAACCCGAACGGCCGCCTGGTGGCCGTCGGCGCGGTCGGAGGCATGCCACCGGCGGACTTCGGCACGGAGATGATGGCCGCGTTCCAGAGGTCGCTGTCGTTCGCGACGTTCAGCGCCGCCACCGTGGCCGGGCCCGAACTGCGCGCCGTGAGGACCGCGCAGTTCGCCGCCGCGGGCGGCGGCGAGCTGCACACGGTGGTGCACGAGCTGCTGCCGCTCGGGCAGGCCGCACTGGCGCACCGGAAGATGGACGCCGGCGAGGTGTTCGGCAGGATCGTGCTGACGACGTAG
- a CDS encoding MFS transporter, whose translation MADGSSGDNGGLLRQRDFRHLWAADLISQLGTRVSYLAVPLLAVSTLNASAFEVSLLRAFQTVAYLLIGLQVGAWCDRIRCRPVLVVADLGRAVALGSVPLAAALGVLGIGQLYVVVFVVGVLTVFFDVAHQTYLPRLVERARLIEGNARLQGNASVAAVAAPTLAGYLVQWFTGAGGVLADAASYLWSALWLRSIHRPEQAPPREGSTRMREEIRAGLRLVSGDPILRAIAGSTATFCLAQAIYTAIIVVFLVRVVHLSPAAIGLLNTVGLTGALVAAFATRPLAALLGQARLLWLTVLVAAAGFVLVPLTGPGARLAFFAVGGFVTSFGIIACNIVEVSFQQARCPAHLLGRLNATVKFLMWGTISLGSVLGGVLAGLVGLRSTLWIAAMIVGLSTLWLVLSPLRRMRDLPTATPTPHADQAPAT comes from the coding sequence ATGGCGGACGGGTCATCGGGGGACAACGGCGGTCTACTGCGGCAGCGGGACTTCCGGCATCTGTGGGCGGCGGACCTGATCAGTCAGCTGGGCACCCGCGTGAGCTATCTGGCGGTGCCGCTGCTGGCGGTCTCCACCCTGAACGCGAGCGCGTTCGAGGTCTCGCTGCTCCGCGCGTTCCAGACCGTCGCGTACCTGCTGATCGGCCTGCAGGTCGGAGCGTGGTGTGACCGGATCCGCTGCCGGCCGGTCCTGGTGGTCGCCGACCTCGGCCGTGCGGTCGCGCTCGGCTCGGTTCCGCTCGCCGCCGCGCTGGGCGTGCTGGGCATCGGGCAGCTGTACGTCGTGGTGTTCGTCGTCGGTGTGCTGACCGTCTTCTTCGACGTGGCGCACCAGACGTACCTGCCCCGGCTGGTCGAGCGGGCACGCCTCATCGAGGGGAACGCCCGGCTGCAGGGCAACGCGTCGGTGGCGGCCGTAGCGGCGCCGACACTGGCCGGTTACCTCGTGCAGTGGTTCACCGGCGCCGGCGGCGTCCTGGCGGACGCGGCGAGCTACCTGTGGTCGGCGCTGTGGCTCCGCTCGATCCACAGGCCCGAGCAGGCTCCGCCGCGCGAGGGTTCGACGCGGATGCGCGAGGAGATCCGCGCGGGCCTGCGGCTGGTGTCCGGCGACCCGATCCTGCGCGCGATCGCGGGCAGCACCGCGACCTTCTGCCTGGCCCAGGCCATCTACACCGCGATCATCGTGGTATTCCTGGTGCGGGTCGTGCACTTGTCGCCCGCGGCGATCGGGCTGCTCAACACCGTCGGCCTGACCGGCGCGCTCGTCGCGGCGTTCGCGACGCGCCCCCTGGCCGCACTGCTCGGCCAGGCGCGGCTCCTGTGGCTGACCGTGCTGGTGGCCGCGGCGGGTTTCGTGCTGGTGCCGCTCACCGGCCCGGGCGCGCGACTCGCGTTCTTCGCGGTGGGCGGCTTCGTCACCAGCTTCGGCATCATCGCCTGCAATATCGTCGAGGTCAGTTTCCAGCAGGCGCGCTGCCCGGCCCACCTGCTCGGCCGGTTGAACGCCACGGTGAAGTTCCTGATGTGGGGCACGATCTCGCTGGGAAGCGTCCTCGGCGGCGTCCTGGCCGGCCTGGTGGGCCTGCGATCCACGCTCTGGATCGCCGCGATGATCGTCGGGCTCTCGACGCTCTGGCTCGTCCTGTCGCCCCTGAGACGCATGCGCGACCTCCCGACCGCCACACCCACCCCGCACGCGGACCAGGCGCCCGCGACCTAG
- a CDS encoding RNA polymerase-binding protein RbpA, with translation MAERALRGTRLGATSYENDRNTDLAPRQEVMYDCPKGHRFTVILAAEAEVPMTWECRSCGATALMVDGEMPQSKKGKPPRTHWDMLMERRSIEDLEEVLAERLAVLRAQRRKTA, from the coding sequence ATGGCCGAGCGCGCACTTCGCGGCACGAGACTCGGAGCCACGAGCTACGAGAATGATCGCAATACCGACCTGGCACCCCGTCAGGAGGTCATGTACGACTGCCCGAAGGGCCACCGGTTCACCGTCATCCTTGCCGCAGAGGCAGAGGTGCCGATGACCTGGGAGTGCCGGAGCTGCGGCGCCACGGCCCTGATGGTGGACGGTGAGATGCCTCAGTCCAAGAAGGGCAAGCCACCGCGTACCCACTGGGACATGCTCATGGAACGTCGTTCGATCGAGGACCTGGAAGAGGTCCTCGCCGAGCGGCTGGCCGTGCTACGGGCCCAGCGTAGGAAGACCGCGTAA
- a CDS encoding FxsA family protein — MLPVALLVAFLLVPIVEIYVILQVGHLIGAWPTVALLIAESVLGAWIVRREGRRAWRALTGTFQKGGLPDRELADAALVLIGGVLLLTPGFVTDILGFLFVLPFTRPVLRWLLSAFVARRVRVAQSRTAAAFEGLGGMPGVRIRPDAQSAPEGREPDARVVRGEVIEEDR, encoded by the coding sequence ATGTTGCCGGTCGCGTTGCTCGTCGCCTTCCTCCTGGTGCCCATCGTTGAGATCTACGTGATCCTGCAGGTCGGTCACCTCATCGGCGCCTGGCCGACGGTGGCGTTGCTGATCGCCGAGAGCGTCCTGGGCGCGTGGATCGTTCGCCGCGAGGGCCGCCGGGCCTGGCGCGCGCTGACCGGCACGTTCCAGAAGGGCGGCCTGCCCGACCGTGAGCTGGCCGACGCCGCGCTGGTCCTCATCGGCGGTGTGCTCCTGCTGACGCCGGGGTTCGTCACCGACATCCTGGGCTTCCTGTTCGTGCTGCCGTTCACGCGGCCGGTCCTGCGCTGGCTGCTGTCGGCCTTCGTCGCGCGCCGCGTACGCGTCGCCCAGAGCCGCACCGCGGCCGCGTTCGAGGGGCTGGGCGGCATGCCCGGCGTCCGGATACGGCCGGACGCCCAGAGCGCCCCGGAGGGCCGGGAACCCGACGCGCGGGTCGTGCGCGGCGAGGTCATCGAGGAGGATCGCTAG
- a CDS encoding GlxA family transcriptional regulator — MTSPNIVFAVFPGFQILDLTGPHEVFTQAGRLTGGAVITTVAAAPGPVASSGGLAISPTLTIDEETGPVDTLVAVGGGGVDAACADRRFVDWFARTSRTARRTASVCSGAFLLGAAGLLDGRRAVTHWSRCGGLAERYPEATVHADPIFVRDGDVWTSAGVTAGIDLALAMVEDDHGPEVSRTIARRLVMFVQRPGGQAQFSAQLAARRPERAPLREVLGWITDHPDDDLTVPALAARAAMSERNFARVFLAETGSTPAAYVESARVEAARRLLETTTATLDAVARACGFGTVETLHRSFRRTLRVTPGEYRRCFSAPTSAV, encoded by the coding sequence GTGACCAGCCCGAACATCGTCTTCGCCGTCTTCCCGGGCTTTCAGATCCTGGATCTGACCGGGCCGCACGAGGTGTTCACCCAAGCCGGGCGCCTCACCGGGGGCGCCGTCATCACGACCGTGGCCGCCGCGCCCGGTCCGGTGGCCTCGAGTGGCGGCCTCGCGATCTCACCGACGCTGACGATCGACGAGGAGACAGGGCCGGTGGACACCCTCGTCGCGGTGGGCGGCGGCGGCGTCGACGCGGCGTGCGCGGACCGGCGCTTCGTCGACTGGTTCGCCCGGACCTCGCGGACCGCCCGGCGTACCGCCTCGGTCTGCAGCGGTGCCTTCCTCCTGGGCGCGGCCGGGCTGCTCGACGGGCGGCGGGCGGTCACCCACTGGTCCCGCTGCGGCGGGCTGGCCGAGCGGTATCCGGAGGCGACGGTCCACGCCGACCCGATCTTCGTCCGCGACGGCGACGTGTGGACCTCCGCCGGGGTCACCGCGGGCATCGACCTCGCCCTGGCCATGGTCGAGGACGACCACGGGCCCGAGGTCTCCCGCACCATCGCCCGCCGGCTGGTGATGTTCGTCCAGCGTCCGGGAGGGCAGGCGCAGTTCAGCGCCCAGCTCGCGGCCCGGCGGCCGGAGCGTGCGCCGCTGCGCGAGGTCCTGGGCTGGATCACCGACCATCCCGACGACGACCTCACCGTGCCGGCGCTCGCCGCGCGCGCCGCGATGAGCGAGCGGAACTTCGCCCGCGTCTTCCTCGCCGAGACCGGCAGCACCCCGGCCGCGTACGTCGAGAGCGCACGCGTCGAGGCCGCCAGGCGGCTCCTGGAGACGACCACGGCCACGCTGGACGCAGTGGCGCGCGCCTGCGGGTTCGGCACCGTCGAGACCCTGCACCGCAGCTTCAGGCGGACCCTGCGCGTCACGCCGGGCGAGTACCGCAGATGCTTCTCCGCACCCACCTCAGCCGTCTGA
- a CDS encoding DJ-1/PfpI family protein, which yields MRIVIPIFEGITALDAVGPYDVLRVLPESDVVFAAHAPGPYADGDGALSLVATAALQDVTGADVLLVPGGLGTRRLVTDEPLLEWIRRVHATTRWTTSVCTGSLLLGAAGLLDGLEATTHWSTVDALESYGATYTARRVVEQPGGIITAAGVSSGIDMALRLAELIAGRVAAEACQLAVEYDPQPPFDSGSYAKASQEAKDFLAHRG from the coding sequence ATGCGGATCGTCATCCCGATCTTCGAGGGGATCACCGCGCTCGACGCCGTCGGCCCGTACGACGTCCTGCGCGTGCTGCCGGAGTCCGACGTGGTCTTCGCCGCCCACGCGCCCGGCCCGTACGCCGACGGCGACGGGGCGCTCTCTCTCGTCGCGACGGCCGCCCTCCAGGACGTCACCGGCGCCGACGTCCTGCTGGTGCCCGGCGGCCTCGGTACGCGACGCCTCGTCACCGACGAGCCGCTGCTGGAGTGGATCCGCCGCGTCCACGCGACCACCCGCTGGACCACCTCGGTGTGCACCGGCTCACTGCTGCTCGGCGCGGCCGGACTGCTCGACGGGCTGGAGGCCACCACCCACTGGTCGACGGTCGACGCCCTGGAGTCCTACGGTGCGACGTACACGGCCCGGCGTGTCGTCGAACAGCCCGGCGGCATCATCACCGCCGCCGGGGTCTCCTCCGGGATCGACATGGCCCTGCGGCTGGCCGAGCTGATCGCGGGACGGGTCGCCGCCGAGGCGTGCCAGCTCGCCGTGGAGTACGACCCCCAGCCGCCCTTCGACTCCGGGTCCTACGCCAAGGCCTCACAGGAGGCGAAGGACTTCCTGGCCCACAGGGGGTGA
- a CDS encoding polyprenol monophosphomannose synthase, with the protein METTEDVGRVLVIIPTYDERENIESIIGRVRVSVPEAEILVADDASPDGTGELADRIADGDDHVHVLHRSGKEGLGAAYVAGFRWGLERGFDVLVEMDADGSHQPEELPRLLTALEGHDLVIGSRWVNGGRVENWPKKREALSRGANTYSRLLLGFPVHDSTGGFRAYRATTLTKIGIDEVTSQGYCFQVDLTLRTVRSGLRVAEVPITFVERTHGASKMSRDIMVEAFLKLTQWGLEHRLGRLTGRPDA; encoded by the coding sequence GTGGAGACCACGGAGGACGTCGGGCGGGTTCTCGTGATCATTCCGACGTACGACGAACGCGAGAACATCGAGTCCATCATCGGCCGGGTCCGCGTGTCCGTCCCGGAGGCCGAGATCCTCGTCGCCGACGACGCGAGCCCGGACGGCACCGGTGAGCTCGCCGACCGCATCGCCGACGGCGACGACCACGTGCACGTACTGCACCGCAGCGGCAAAGAAGGACTCGGCGCCGCCTACGTCGCCGGGTTCCGCTGGGGGCTCGAGCGCGGTTTCGACGTCCTCGTCGAGATGGACGCCGACGGCTCGCACCAGCCCGAGGAGCTGCCGCGGCTGCTCACCGCGCTGGAGGGCCACGACCTGGTGATCGGCTCGCGCTGGGTCAACGGCGGCCGGGTGGAGAACTGGCCGAAAAAGCGCGAGGCGCTCTCCCGCGGCGCCAACACCTACTCGCGCCTCCTGCTCGGCTTTCCCGTGCACGACTCGACCGGCGGCTTCCGCGCCTACCGCGCCACGACGCTGACCAAGATCGGCATCGACGAGGTGACGTCGCAGGGGTACTGCTTCCAGGTCGACCTGACCCTGCGCACCGTACGCAGCGGGCTGCGGGTCGCCGAGGTGCCGATCACGTTCGTCGAACGCACCCACGGCGCCAGCAAGATGAGCCGCGACATCATGGTGGAGGCGTTCCTGAAGCTCACGCAGTGGGGCCTGGAGCACCGCCTGGGCCGGCTCACGGGCCGGCCCGACGCCTGA